One stretch of Podospora pseudoanserina strain CBS 124.78 chromosome 4, whole genome shotgun sequence DNA includes these proteins:
- a CDS encoding hypothetical protein (EggNog:ENOG503NVGM; COG:S) — MRFIKTIAMLAAMGSDIGIGAASVFKPTKPPAVPLAVRSPYLNAWLQGESGCVLPGEWPRFWTGDIQGWQGYVAVDGVAYNWMGGAPGPGPVNQLSLEYTSTKSIFTFDVAQKITLIVTFFSPVYPDDIQRQSLQFSYVTVTAKSSDGASHKVQVYMDVSGEWASGDNSEKVQWEFGTESNLYYLKFWRENQHEFKEANEIASWGNWYLSTGFHEGLTWQIGQDTTVRNQFAGNLALSNSQESEFRPVSENWPVFAFSHDLGDIKDDEVERIFTLGLIQDNVIHFARQNNTLEPVRGLWMSFYNNSDMEAVVSFYNDYRHAVETMSLLDQRIEKDSVEAAGQNYSLITTLALRQTFGAFQYAGTPEKPYIFLKEISSNSDIQTVDVIFPAFPIFVYLNATLSRYLLDPLFEHQESGSYPNKYAEHDLGTFPVAKGYPNGDDEAMPLEECGNMIIMSLAYAQRTGDTGYLTAHYPILAQWAQYLIEDSLVPANQLSTDDFAGTLAPRRNQTNLAIKGIIGLKAMSQIAQLTNNTDDFKDKAEDYLMTWKAYAINYDASPPHTTLSYGDKDSHGILYNIYADRLLGLQFVDQSVFDMQSDFYLTVANEYAVPLDTRHTWAKSDWEMFAAAVAKNETKEMFIDKLAEWVGKTTTNRAMTDLFDSITGDYPSGGPTFVARPVMGGMFALLALPKE; from the exons ATGAGGTTCATCAAGACAATAGCCATGCTGGCTGCTATGGGCTCCGATATTGGAATCGGTGCTGCGTCGGTGTTTAAGCCTACCAAGCCACCAGCCGTTCCACTGGCCGTCAGGTCGCCATATCTGAATGCCTGGCTACAGGGCGAATCAGGATGTGTGCTACCTGGCGAGTGGCCACGCTTCTGGAC GGGAGATATCCAAGGATGGCAAGGATATGTGGCAGTCGACGGCGTTGCCTATAACTGGATGGGGGGCGCCCCTGGCCCAGGCCCAGTCAACCAGCTATCACTGGAGTACACCTCAACAAAAAGCATCTTCACCTTTGATGTGGCCCAAAAGATCACCCTGATTGTCACTTTCTTCTCGCCGGTATACCCTGACGACATACAGCGGCAGTCTCTGCAGTTCTCATACGTAACTGTCACGGCAAAATCCTCTGATGGGGCTTCGCACAAGGTCCAGGTTTACATGGATGTGTCTGGCG AATGGGCCAGTGGTGACAATTCCGAGAAGGTGCAGTGGGAATTTGGCACCGAGAGTAATCTTTACTATCTCAAGTTCTGGCGCGAGAACCAGCACGAGTTCAAAGAAGCCAACGAAATTGCAAGTTGGGGAAATTGGTATCTCAGTACCGGATTCCATGAAGGT TTGACGTGGCAAATTGGTCAAGATACCACCGTGCGGAACCAGTTTGCTGGCAACCTGGCTCTCAGCAACTCCCAGGAGTCTGAATTTCGCCCGGTCAGCGAGAACTG GCCTGTGTTTGCGTTCTCTCATGATTTGGGCGACATCAAGGACGACGAGGTTGAAAGGATCTTCACCCTCGGTCTTATCCAGGATAATGTCATCCACTTTGCCAGACAAAACAACACCCTGGAGCCTGTCCGGGGACTGTGGATGTCCTTTTACAACAACAGTGACATGGAGGCTGTGGTCTCTTTCTACAACGACTACAGGCATGCCGTAGAGACAATGTCACTCCTAGACCAACGGATTGAGAAGGATTCGGTGGAGGCAGCTGGGCAGAACTACTCCCTTATCACTACACTTGCTCTTCGCCAGACTTTCGGTGCTTTCCAATACGCCGGAACGCCGGAGAAGCCATATATTTTCCTCAAAGAAATCAGCTCCAACAGTGACATTCAGACAGTTGATGTCATATTCCCGGCGTTCCCAATATTCGTTTACCTCAATGCCACCTTGAGCAGATATCTCCTGGACCCTTTGTTCGAACACCAAGAAAGTGGTTCATACCCCAACAAATATGCCGAACATGACTTGGGTACCTTCCCTGTGGCCAAAGGCTACCCCAACGGAGACGACGAGGCCATGCCATTGGAGGAATGTGGTAACATGATCATCATGTCACTAGCATATGCTCAACGCACCGGCGATACGGGGTACCTAACAGCCCACTACCCAATTCTGGCACAGTGGGCTCAGTATTTGATCGAGGACTCGCTTGTTCCTGCCAACCAGTTGAGCACTGATGACTTTGCTGGAACATTAGC TCCCCGTAGAAACCAGACCAACCTGGCCATCAAGGGCATCATCGGCCTCAAGGCCATGTCCCAGATTGCCcagctcaccaacaacacggACGACTTCAAAGACAAGGCCGAGGACTATCTTATGACTTGGAAAGCGTATGCCATCAACTATGACGCCAGTCCACCTCACACTACGCTAAGTTACGGAGACAAAGACAGCCATG GAATCCTCTACAACATCTACGCAGACAGGCTGCTAGGCCTCCAGTTCGTCGACCAGTCTGTCTTTGACATGCAGAGCGACTTTTACCTGACCGTGGCGAACGAGTACGCTGTCCCGCTTGATACAAGACACACCTGGGCAAAGTCAGACTGGGAAATGtttgcggcggcggtggctaAGAACGAGACCAAGGAGATGTTTATCGACAAGCTGGCGGAGTGGGTGGGGAAGACTACGACCAATAGGGCGATGACGGACTTGTTTGATTCGATTACGGGTGATTACCCGTCAGGAGGGCCGACGTTTGTGGCGAGaccggtgatgggggggatgtttGCTTTGTTGGCTTTGCCAAAGGAGTAG